In Dioscorea cayenensis subsp. rotundata cultivar TDr96_F1 chromosome 11, TDr96_F1_v2_PseudoChromosome.rev07_lg8_w22 25.fasta, whole genome shotgun sequence, a single genomic region encodes these proteins:
- the LOC120272239 gene encoding F-box/kelch-repeat protein At5g42360-like, with amino-acid sequence MVNVSDLNRSKSSSRVTLLNHFSEGVIRASGIADELSNGDSSLQRDFSALRLSKNVALNKKKKKKKSSQGMYWSWGRTQARCSSSGLISRYIRGGGCRVGACDDFDLSFRKRSNVSEDCMLHRLASGVEKIDVECLAHGTASLFQWKISKKAKDVEETVCEPEPIFEMPLLPDDVMEMILIRLPLTSLLAARQVCKKWKLLATTPHFMRMRLQGSYQSPWLFLFGISTNRSYHGEMHALDVSLDQWHRISDDALKNRFMFSVASMGNEIYIVGGCSSSVQLNLPLNDDSFKVHKGMLVFNPLTGLWRKAAPMNSARLHPVLGVFHVSANCSIFNANTHRSSNHHLKSRSFRISDVYEDPHRFSLRCQVSDYLHETRHHSHELNREPSEFARENSNNQLRFALIVVGGHRISSAGSLYHPLDTGEIYDPVTNKWIEIARLPRDFGTVCSGAVCNAKFYVFSENDKLAAYDLEMGLWVVIQVSQPPPRIQEYKLNLISCNSRLFMLCVSWGDTDGLLNRREKAVRKLWEFDIWHHTWSEVSRHPDAPMDRNATFVADDDKIYGTEIFKIFGQLVDFLTVCSVSDPEPRWSRLSRKHALPEADGVSFLIKNMLVLQL; translated from the coding sequence ATGGTAAATGTGAGTGATTTGAATAGATCAAAAAGTAGTAGTAGGGTAACTCTCTTGAATCATTTTTCTGAGGGAGTGATTAGGGCTAGTGGGATTGCTGATGAGCTCTCCAATGGAGATTCATCTCTTCAGAGGGATTTCAGTGCTTTAAGGTTGTCAAAAAATGTGGCcttgaataagaagaagaagaagaaaaagagtagCCAAGGTATGTATTGGAGTTGGGGAAGAACACAGGCAAGGTGTTCGTCTTCTGGTCTCATTAGTCGTTATATAAGAGGTGGCGGATGTAGAGTTGGTGCTTGTGatgattttgatttgagtttcagGAAAAGGTCTAATGTTTCAGAGGACTGCATGCTGCATAGGCTGGCTTCTGGGGTTGAAaaaatcgatgtcgaatgctTGGCTCATGGCACTGCTAGTTTGTTCCAgtggaaaatttcaaaaaaggcGAAGGATGTTGAGGAAACTGTGTGTGAACCAGAACCTATATTTGAAATGCCATTACTCCCTGATGACGTTATGGAGATGATTCTCATTCGGCTTCCCTTGACATCTCTATTGGCTGCTCGTCAAGTGTGCAAGAAGTGGAAATTACTGGCAACCACACCGCATTTTATGCGGATGAGGTTGCAGGGTTCTTATCAGAGTCCGTGGTTGTTCTTGTTTGGCATTTCAACTAATAGATCTTATCATGGTGAGATGCATGCTTTGGATGTTTCACTAGATCAGTGGCATAGGATCAGTGATGATGCGCTGAAGAATAGGTTCATGTTTTCAGTTGCTAGCATGGGCAATGAGATTTACATCGTGGGTGGTTGCTCTAGTTCTGTCCAATTGAACTTGCCATTGAATGACGACTCCTTTAAGGTACACAAAGGGATGTTGGTATTCAATCCTTTGACTGGTTTGTGGCGGAAAGCTGCACCTATGAACTCGGCAAGGTTGCATCCTGTCCTGGGAGTCTTTCATGTTAGTGCCAATTGCAGCATTTTCAATGCAAACACTCATCGCTCCTCAAACCATCATCTAAAGTCTCGGTCGTTTAGGATCTCGGATGTTTATGAAGATCCTCACAGGTTTTCTCTCAGGTGTCAGGTCAGTGATTATCTTCATGAGACTCGCCACCATTCACATGAACTGAACAGAGAACCATCAGAATTTGCCAGAGAAAATAGCAACAATCAGCTGAGATTCGCACTGATCGTCGTTGGTGGTCATCGGATTTCTAGTGCTGGATCATTGTATCATCCTCTAGATACTGGGGAAATCTATGATCCTGTGACAAATAAATGGATAGAAATTGCAAGATTGCCTAGAGATTTTGGGACTGTTTGTTCTGGTGCTGTTTGCAATGCGAAGTTTTATGTCTTCTCAGAGAATGATAAACTTGCAGCCTATGATCTGGAGATGGGCTTGTGGGTTGTGATCCAAGTATCCCAACCACCTCCGCGCATTCAAGAGTACAAACTCAACCTCATATCATGTAATAGTCGATTGTTTATGCTATGCGTATCGTGGGGCGACACAGATGGGCTATTGAACAGGAGGGAGAAAGCTGTGAGGAAGTTATGGGAGTTTGATATATGGCATCACACATGGTCTGAGGTTTCAAGACACCCTGATGCTCCCATGGACAGGAATGCAACCTTTGTAGCTGATGACGATAAGATTTATGGTAcagagatttttaaaatatttggtcAGCTAGTTGATTTCTTAACTGTGTGTTCTGTTTCTGATCCTGAACCGCGGTGGAGCCGATTATCAAGAAAGCATGCATTGCCTGAAGCAGATGGTGTTTCATTCCTGATAAAAAACATGCTGGTGTTGCAACTCTGA